From the genome of Streptomyces sp. NBC_01317, one region includes:
- a CDS encoding aminoglycoside phosphotransferase family protein encodes MTDVTRAIAAATSVAASLDLPTDDAIVLHNSNKLALRLTPCGVFARVAPVGQEVAQFEVELAGRLAEVGCPVCPLEPRADPRVYTRDGFAVTLWTYYEPVTPHTSPVEYARALKQLHVGMRKADLPSPRFTDRITEAEEVVVDPDRSPELADADRVFLSGRLASLRRAIDDRGAVEQLLHGEPHPGNVLSTTNGPLFIDLETCCRGPVEFDLAHVPEAVCAHYPNVDQGLLDECRQLVLAMVAAWRWELGDQFPNGRRFGEELLSALHDGPPWPTLDTLNKRLGGL; translated from the coding sequence ATGACCGACGTCACGCGTGCGATCGCGGCCGCGACGTCGGTCGCCGCATCGCTCGACCTGCCGACCGACGACGCGATCGTTCTCCACAACTCGAACAAGCTGGCACTGCGGTTGACGCCATGCGGAGTCTTCGCCCGGGTCGCCCCTGTGGGACAAGAGGTTGCACAGTTCGAAGTCGAGCTCGCCGGGCGACTCGCCGAAGTCGGGTGCCCGGTGTGTCCCTTGGAACCTCGGGCGGACCCGCGTGTGTACACGCGCGATGGCTTCGCGGTGACGCTGTGGACCTACTACGAGCCCGTGACACCTCACACCTCGCCGGTCGAATACGCCAGGGCGCTGAAGCAACTGCACGTCGGCATGCGCAAGGCCGATCTGCCGAGCCCGAGGTTCACGGACCGGATCACGGAGGCGGAAGAAGTTGTCGTCGACCCGGATCGCTCGCCGGAACTCGCCGACGCAGACCGCGTTTTCCTCAGCGGCAGGCTGGCAAGCCTGCGACGAGCGATCGACGACCGCGGTGCCGTGGAGCAGCTGCTCCACGGCGAACCGCATCCAGGCAATGTGCTCAGCACGACAAACGGCCCGCTGTTCATCGATCTTGAGACGTGCTGCCGCGGACCTGTCGAGTTCGACCTCGCCCATGTTCCGGAGGCGGTCTGCGCGCACTACCCGAACGTCGACCAAGGGCTGTTGGACGAGTGCCGACAGCTCGTCCTCGCGATGGTCGCCGCGTGGCGGTGGGAGCTCGGCGACCAGTTTCCGAACGGGAGGCGGTTCGGAGAGGAACTCCTGAGCGCACTGCACGACGGTCCTCCTTGGCCGACACTCGACACGCTGAACAAGCGACTCGGCGGCCTGTAG
- a CDS encoding cadmium resistance transporter has product MNLGVIGQAVGLFAVTNIDDILILALLFARGAGHRGSTRGIVLGQYLGFTAILAVAVAAAFGSSFLPESAVPYLGLLPLTLGLKTAWQEWKARDAGEDGEAEAEEGGLGPLTVAAVTFANGGDNIGVYVPVFATAGVGGTSVYAVVFLVLVAVWCFAGKFFATRPVIAKALARWGHILLPVVLIALGLLILAEGGAFGL; this is encoded by the coding sequence GTGAACCTGGGTGTGATCGGACAGGCGGTCGGGTTGTTCGCCGTCACCAACATCGACGACATCCTGATCTTGGCATTGCTCTTCGCGCGGGGCGCCGGACACCGCGGCTCGACCCGCGGGATCGTGCTCGGCCAATACCTCGGTTTCACCGCGATCCTGGCCGTGGCCGTGGCCGCCGCGTTCGGTTCCTCGTTCCTGCCCGAGTCGGCCGTCCCCTACCTCGGCCTGCTGCCGCTGACCCTGGGCCTCAAGACCGCCTGGCAGGAGTGGAAGGCGCGCGACGCCGGGGAGGACGGCGAAGCCGAAGCCGAAGAGGGCGGCCTCGGTCCGCTGACGGTCGCTGCGGTGACCTTCGCCAACGGCGGCGACAACATCGGCGTCTACGTCCCCGTGTTCGCCACCGCGGGTGTCGGCGGGACGAGCGTCTACGCCGTGGTCTTCCTCGTCCTGGTCGCCGTCTGGTGCTTCGCGGGCAAGTTCTTCGCCACCCGCCCGGTCATCGCCAAGGCACTCGCGCGCTGGGGCCACATCCTGCTGCCCGTGGTCCTGATCGCCCTCGGCCTGCTCATCCTCGCCGAAGGCGGAGCCTTCGGGCTCTGA